One genomic window of Tenacibaculum tangerinum includes the following:
- a CDS encoding T9SS type A sorting domain-containing protein, with the protein MKNVIKIYFCICFLVVYSSILSAQIIPNGTYQIYSDVHQEAMVTATTGDYDVSMTTPNFLDNKQLWVFEHQGANVYKIKNVQTGSYIGIKDGWCGIFGDVQARYLATDANVEFLISEGTNTGSYVFQIAFTTCNFGSVNVPVKAFDIQDGLPGAQIQTFDVNASNANQQFRLISSEWNGSASTDWGTASNWTPNSVPTTSSYIRVPNVTNQPTITTSVEVQDIFINTSSSLNVNNALTVAGDFTNLGSVTVNAGSSLLISGANYGDITYNVNVPDVNWHLVASPVVGEQYDDAWVTNNGIAISGTNRGVSTYNNVTSDVVTGHWRYFQGGTTEDFATGTGYALKKQTTGGDFSFTGTIPTLATPLISQGANNWNLIGNSFPSYMDIGAFIASNGIVGSDLLSDAYQAVYVWNASTASYDPLTTGYVHPGQAFFVNSKVPEDNASITSAMQSHQTGVPFYKSDVPSLTLNLSDGVATRKTTINYTDSGTKGLDAGLDIGMFNGVNSGLNVYTHLVDTKETIPFAKQTLPITELETMVIPIGVHANAGKNLNFSVETQNLPSDVNVYLEDRDAGTFTEIGNASYEMGSDEIVVGVGRFYIHISSKSPTAQVHTLDDVLIFQKDKNLHIMGLTDTAANVTLFDVLGKKVLQTTFNASNSSAVALPELSSSIYILKVDTKNGTLRKKLLLE; encoded by the coding sequence ATGAAAAACGTAATAAAAATTTACTTCTGTATCTGTTTTCTTGTAGTATATTCTAGCATTTTAAGTGCACAAATAATACCCAATGGAACATATCAAATTTATTCAGATGTGCATCAGGAAGCGATGGTTACAGCTACTACTGGAGACTATGATGTGTCGATGACAACCCCTAATTTTTTAGATAATAAACAATTGTGGGTTTTCGAACACCAAGGAGCAAATGTGTATAAAATTAAAAATGTACAAACAGGAAGCTACATTGGAATAAAAGATGGATGGTGCGGTATTTTTGGAGATGTGCAAGCTAGATACTTAGCCACAGATGCCAATGTAGAATTTTTAATCTCTGAAGGTACAAATACGGGCTCGTATGTGTTTCAAATAGCCTTTACTACCTGTAATTTTGGTTCTGTCAATGTTCCTGTAAAAGCCTTTGATATTCAAGATGGATTACCGGGTGCGCAAATCCAGACCTTTGATGTAAACGCTAGCAACGCTAATCAACAATTCAGATTGATTTCTAGCGAATGGAATGGTAGTGCGAGTACCGATTGGGGAACTGCTTCTAACTGGACTCCCAACTCAGTGCCAACTACATCTTCTTATATAAGAGTCCCTAACGTTACCAACCAACCTACAATAACGACGAGTGTGGAGGTACAAGATATTTTTATCAATACTTCCTCTTCTTTAAACGTTAATAATGCTTTAACCGTTGCTGGAGATTTTACGAACTTAGGAAGCGTTACTGTTAACGCTGGAAGTTCTTTACTAATTAGTGGAGCAAACTATGGGGATATTACTTATAATGTGAATGTACCCGATGTCAACTGGCATTTAGTTGCTAGTCCTGTTGTAGGTGAGCAATACGACGACGCATGGGTAACCAACAACGGAATAGCTATTTCGGGTACCAATAGAGGTGTTTCTACATATAACAATGTTACTTCTGATGTTGTTACCGGACACTGGAGATATTTTCAAGGAGGCACTACAGAAGATTTTGCTACAGGAACAGGCTATGCGTTAAAAAAACAAACTACAGGTGGCGACTTTTCTTTTACAGGAACAATACCAACACTTGCAACTCCTTTAATATCACAAGGAGCTAATAATTGGAATCTCATCGGTAATTCTTTTCCCTCTTACATGGATATCGGTGCCTTTATAGCGAGCAACGGTATTGTTGGAAGCGATTTACTATCTGATGCCTATCAAGCAGTATATGTATGGAATGCCAGTACAGCGTCTTACGATCCCTTAACCACAGGATATGTGCATCCTGGGCAAGCGTTTTTTGTTAATTCAAAAGTACCTGAAGATAATGCATCAATTACTTCTGCGATGCAAAGCCATCAGACTGGTGTGCCCTTTTATAAAAGTGATGTTCCATCATTAACACTTAATCTATCTGATGGTGTTGCTACTAGAAAAACAACAATAAATTATACAGATTCAGGAACCAAAGGATTAGATGCTGGTTTGGATATTGGTATGTTTAATGGAGTGAATTCAGGTTTAAATGTATACACTCATTTAGTTGATACTAAAGAAACCATACCATTTGCAAAGCAAACCTTACCCATTACCGAATTAGAAACAATGGTCATACCTATTGGCGTACATGCAAATGCGGGTAAAAACTTAAATTTTTCAGTCGAAACACAAAACCTACCTAGCGACGTAAACGTATATTTGGAAGATAGAGATGCTGGTACCTTTACAGAAATAGGGAACGCCAGTTATGAAATGGGTTCAGATGAAATAGTAGTTGGTGTAGGACGTTTTTATATACACATTTCCTCTAAATCACCAACTGCGCAAGTGCATACGTTAGATGATGTTTTAATTTTTCAAAAGGATAAAAATTTACACATTATGGGCCTAACTGATACAGCAGCCAACGTGACACTATTTGATGTGTTAGGCAAAAAAGTGCTACAAACAACATTTAATGCAAGCAATTCTTCGGCGGTAGCCTTACCGGAGCTCTCTTCGAGTATTTATATTTTAAAAGTAGATACTAAAAATGGAACCTTACGCAAAAAGTTACTATTAGAATGA
- the fumC gene encoding class II fumarate hydratase: MTKYRIEKDTMGQVEVPADKYWGAQTERSRNNFKIGPAASMPLEIVYGFAYLKKAAAYTNAELGVLAIEKRDLIAQVCDEILAGKLDDQFPLVIWQTGSGTQSNMNVNEVIANRAHEIAGNVIGKGEKTIQPNDDVNKSQSSNDTFPTGMHIAAYKKIVEVTIPGVEQLRDTLQAKSEAFKDVVKIGRTHLMDATPLTLGQEFSGYVAQLNFGLKALKNSLTHLAQLALGGTAVGTGLNTPEGYDVLVAKYIAKFTGLPFVTAENKFEALAAHDALVETHGALKQLAVSLNKIANDIRLMASGPRSGIGEIIIPANEPGSSIMPGKVNPTQAEALTMVCAQVMGNDVAVTVGGTQGHYELNVFKPMMAANVLQSAQLLGDACVSFDVNCAAGIEPNQARITELLNNSLMLVTALNTRIGYYKAAEIANTAHANGTTLKEEAVRLGYVTPEQYDEWVKPEDMTGSLK; the protein is encoded by the coding sequence ATGACAAAATATAGAATCGAGAAAGATACCATGGGTCAGGTAGAAGTTCCTGCCGATAAATATTGGGGAGCTCAAACCGAGCGTTCTCGTAACAACTTTAAAATTGGCCCAGCTGCCTCTATGCCTTTAGAGATTGTATACGGGTTTGCCTACTTAAAAAAAGCTGCTGCTTATACCAATGCTGAATTGGGTGTATTAGCTATTGAAAAGCGTGATTTAATCGCACAGGTGTGTGATGAAATCTTAGCTGGAAAGCTCGACGATCAGTTTCCGTTGGTAATTTGGCAAACGGGTTCTGGCACACAATCGAATATGAATGTAAACGAGGTAATTGCTAATCGCGCCCACGAAATTGCTGGCAATGTAATTGGTAAAGGAGAAAAAACGATTCAACCGAACGACGATGTAAACAAATCGCAATCTTCTAACGATACGTTTCCTACAGGAATGCACATAGCGGCGTACAAAAAGATTGTAGAAGTAACCATTCCTGGTGTAGAGCAATTACGTGATACGTTACAAGCAAAGTCTGAAGCATTTAAAGATGTGGTAAAAATTGGACGCACACACTTAATGGATGCTACTCCTCTTACCTTAGGACAAGAGTTTTCTGGATATGTAGCCCAATTAAATTTTGGATTAAAAGCCTTAAAAAACTCCTTAACACACTTAGCGCAATTAGCTTTAGGAGGAACTGCGGTAGGAACAGGATTAAACACCCCTGAAGGTTACGATGTTTTAGTGGCTAAATACATTGCGAAGTTTACTGGACTGCCTTTTGTAACTGCTGAAAATAAGTTTGAGGCCTTGGCAGCACACGATGCCCTAGTAGAAACTCACGGAGCTTTAAAACAATTAGCGGTTTCTTTAAATAAAATTGCCAACGATATTCGTTTAATGGCATCAGGACCACGTTCGGGAATTGGTGAAATTATTATTCCAGCCAACGAACCAGGTTCTTCTATCATGCCAGGAAAAGTAAATCCAACACAAGCAGAAGCTTTAACAATGGTTTGTGCACAAGTAATGGGGAACGACGTCGCGGTAACCGTAGGAGGAACTCAAGGTCATTATGAGTTAAATGTATTCAAGCCTATGATGGCGGCTAACGTATTGCAATCGGCCCAATTATTAGGAGATGCTTGTGTGTCGTTTGATGTGAACTGTGCTGCGGGTATTGAACCCAACCAAGCTAGAATTACCGAGTTATTAAATAACTCATTAATGCTCGTTACGGCGTTGAATACGAGAATTGGCTATTATAAAGCTGCTGAAATTGCCAATACCGCGCATGCAAACGGAACTACCTTAAAAGAAGAAGCAGTCCGTTTAGGATATGTAACACCAGAACAATACGATGAATGGGTAAAACCAGAAGACATGACTGGAAGTTTAAAATAG
- the metF gene encoding methylenetetrahydrofolate reductase [NAD(P)H] — MKVTEHLQKANGNSLFSFEILPPLKGDTIESIFKNIDPLMEFNPPFIDVTYHREEYVYKELGDGLLKKQVVKKRPGTVGICAAIQNKYQVDAIPHILCGGFTKEDTENFLIDLDFLGIDNVVALRGDAVKSETYFKPEKEGHTYATELVTQIDNLNKGKYLDDDLQNSSKTDFCIGVAGYPEKHMEAPSLDSDIHFLKKKIKNGANYVVTQMFFDNQKYFEFVEKCREEGITVPIIPGLKPISTKKQLNLIPHRFKVDLPDTLVKEVLKCKDNNEVRQVGIAWCIAQSKELLQKGVPILHYYSMGRSTNIQKIAAAVF, encoded by the coding sequence ATGAAGGTAACAGAACACTTACAAAAAGCAAATGGCAATTCATTATTCTCGTTTGAAATTCTCCCTCCGTTAAAAGGAGACACGATTGAGTCAATATTTAAAAATATTGACCCGTTAATGGAGTTCAATCCGCCTTTTATAGACGTAACCTATCATCGCGAAGAGTACGTGTATAAAGAATTAGGAGATGGATTGTTAAAAAAACAAGTGGTAAAAAAGCGCCCAGGTACGGTAGGTATTTGTGCGGCAATTCAAAATAAATATCAGGTAGATGCCATTCCGCATATTTTATGTGGAGGGTTTACGAAAGAAGACACCGAAAACTTTTTAATAGACCTCGATTTTTTAGGCATTGATAATGTGGTTGCCTTACGTGGCGATGCCGTAAAAAGTGAAACCTATTTTAAACCTGAAAAAGAGGGGCATACCTATGCTACTGAATTGGTAACGCAAATCGATAACCTGAATAAAGGAAAGTACTTAGATGATGACTTACAAAATTCCTCAAAAACTGATTTTTGTATTGGAGTAGCAGGCTATCCTGAGAAACACATGGAAGCACCAAGTTTAGATTCTGATATTCACTTTTTAAAGAAGAAAATTAAAAACGGAGCAAACTATGTGGTGACACAGATGTTTTTTGACAACCAAAAGTATTTTGAATTTGTAGAAAAATGTAGAGAAGAAGGAATTACGGTTCCTATTATTCCAGGATTAAAACCTATTTCAACTAAAAAACAGTTGAATTTAATTCCGCACCGTTTTAAGGTAGATTTACCCGATACGTTGGTAAAAGAAGTACTAAAATGCAAAGACAATAACGAAGTACGCCAAGTAGGAATAGCGTGGTGCATTGCACAAAGTAAAGAACTGTTACAAAAAGGAGTACCCATTTTACATTATTACTCAATGGGAAGATCAACCAATATTCAAAAAATTGCAGCAGCGGTTTTTTAA
- the metH gene encoding methionine synthase: MIEKIDQQPTTNNHIPKRYMKLSGLEPLIITPESNFINVGERTNVAGSRKFLRLIKEEKFDEALAIARHQVDGGAQIIDINMDDGLIDGKEAMIRFLNLIASEPDIARVPIMIDSSKWEIIEAGLQVVQGKSVVNSISLKEGEEKFIWEATQIKRYGAAVIIMAFDEVGQADTYERRIEIAERSYRLLVDTVHFPPEDIIFDLNIFPVATGMEEHRKNAIDFIEATRWVRENLPHVSVSGGVSNVSFSFRGNNVVREAMHSVFLYHAIKAGMNMGIVNPTMLEVYDDIPKDLLEHIEDVILDRRDDATERLLEFAETVKGNKKENSEQVLEWRSLPLQDRITHSLVKGIDTFIEEDAEEARLSVAKPLHVIEGHLMTGMNVVGDLFGAGKMFLPQVVKSARVMKKAVAYLNPFIEAEKSEKQKAIGKILMATVKGDVHDIGKNIVSVVLGCNNYEIIDLGVMVPPEKIIETAKKENVDAIGLSGLITPSLDEMVYIAKEMERQNLEVPLLIGGATTSKAHTAVKIDTQYKNAVVHVNDASRAVTVVGDLLNRETSNEYVTKLKKDYSAFRDKFLQRGKQKHYIAIEEARARKFRIDWDTTDIAKPKELGVQKLVQVSLKDLVPYFDWSPFFRSWDLHGKFPDILEDEVVGEEASSLYEDAQKMLQQIIEKQALKSKAVFGLFEANTTNDDDISVQKKGKEVAVFRTLRQQLKKREGKPSFALADFIAPKQTTRTDYIGAFCTAIFGADALALHYKENHDDYNAIMVQAIADRFAEAFAEYLHHRVRTKHWGYASEENLTNEELIQEAYKGIRPAPGYPACPDHLEKETIWELLQVEEHIGVRLTESLAMWPAAAVSGYYFANSEAKYFGLGKITDDQVRDYAERKNIPLEKARKWLHPNISDN; this comes from the coding sequence ATGATAGAAAAAATAGACCAGCAACCAACAACCAATAACCATATACCTAAAAGGTATATGAAATTATCAGGGTTAGAACCGTTAATTATTACACCTGAAAGTAATTTTATCAATGTTGGTGAGCGAACCAATGTAGCAGGGTCGCGTAAATTTTTACGATTGATAAAAGAAGAAAAGTTCGATGAAGCGTTGGCAATTGCCCGTCATCAGGTTGATGGTGGTGCGCAAATTATCGACATTAATATGGATGATGGTTTGATTGATGGAAAAGAAGCCATGATACGTTTCTTAAATCTTATTGCTTCTGAACCCGATATTGCCAGAGTTCCTATAATGATTGATAGCTCTAAATGGGAAATTATAGAAGCAGGATTGCAGGTAGTACAAGGTAAATCGGTCGTAAACTCTATTTCCTTAAAAGAAGGAGAAGAAAAATTTATTTGGGAAGCAACGCAAATTAAACGATACGGAGCCGCAGTAATTATTATGGCTTTCGATGAAGTAGGGCAGGCAGATACGTATGAGCGAAGAATTGAAATCGCCGAGCGTTCTTACAGATTGTTAGTGGACACCGTCCACTTTCCGCCAGAAGATATCATTTTCGATTTAAACATTTTTCCAGTCGCTACTGGAATGGAAGAACACAGAAAAAATGCCATAGATTTCATTGAAGCTACCCGATGGGTACGTGAAAATTTACCGCATGTTAGTGTGAGTGGTGGCGTAAGTAACGTATCGTTTTCTTTTAGAGGAAATAATGTCGTACGTGAAGCTATGCACTCGGTGTTTTTATACCATGCCATCAAAGCAGGAATGAATATGGGAATTGTAAATCCGACAATGTTAGAGGTGTATGACGATATTCCGAAGGATTTATTAGAACATATTGAAGATGTTATTTTAGACAGAAGAGACGATGCTACCGAACGCCTGTTAGAGTTTGCAGAAACCGTAAAAGGAAACAAAAAAGAAAACAGCGAACAGGTTTTAGAATGGAGAAGTTTACCATTACAAGACCGTATAACACACTCTTTGGTGAAAGGAATAGATACTTTTATTGAAGAAGATGCTGAAGAAGCACGTTTAAGTGTTGCTAAACCGCTGCATGTAATTGAAGGGCATTTAATGACAGGAATGAATGTGGTGGGAGATTTGTTCGGTGCAGGAAAAATGTTTTTACCACAAGTTGTAAAATCTGCCCGAGTGATGAAGAAAGCCGTCGCTTACTTAAATCCGTTCATTGAAGCAGAGAAAAGTGAGAAGCAAAAAGCTATTGGAAAAATATTGATGGCAACCGTCAAAGGAGATGTGCATGATATTGGTAAAAACATCGTATCGGTGGTATTAGGTTGTAACAATTATGAGATTATCGATTTAGGAGTGATGGTACCACCAGAGAAGATTATTGAAACCGCCAAAAAAGAAAACGTAGATGCCATCGGCTTAAGCGGACTCATAACGCCCTCGTTAGATGAAATGGTGTACATAGCCAAAGAAATGGAACGTCAAAACTTAGAAGTTCCTTTGTTAATTGGTGGTGCAACTACTTCAAAAGCACATACTGCTGTAAAGATTGATACACAGTATAAAAATGCAGTAGTACACGTAAACGATGCTTCTAGAGCCGTAACGGTAGTAGGAGATTTGCTGAATAGAGAAACTTCTAATGAATATGTTACCAAATTGAAGAAAGATTACTCAGCCTTTCGTGATAAGTTCTTACAACGAGGTAAGCAGAAGCACTATATAGCTATTGAGGAAGCAAGAGCACGTAAATTTAGAATAGATTGGGATACTACTGACATTGCGAAACCTAAAGAGCTAGGAGTACAAAAACTAGTACAAGTAAGTTTAAAAGACTTGGTACCCTATTTTGACTGGAGTCCGTTTTTTCGCTCATGGGACTTACACGGAAAGTTTCCTGATATCCTAGAAGATGAAGTAGTAGGAGAGGAGGCATCTAGTTTATACGAAGATGCACAAAAAATGCTACAGCAAATCATTGAAAAACAAGCATTAAAATCCAAAGCTGTTTTTGGGTTGTTTGAAGCAAACACGACTAACGACGATGATATTTCAGTTCAAAAGAAAGGAAAAGAAGTGGCCGTATTTAGAACCCTGCGTCAGCAATTAAAAAAGCGTGAAGGAAAACCAAGTTTTGCTTTGGCAGATTTTATTGCTCCTAAACAAACCACAAGAACAGATTATATAGGCGCTTTTTGTACCGCTATTTTCGGAGCCGATGCATTGGCATTACATTACAAAGAAAATCACGATGATTACAATGCAATTATGGTACAAGCTATTGCCGATCGTTTTGCTGAAGCATTTGCTGAATACTTACATCACCGAGTGAGAACCAAACATTGGGGCTATGCTTCCGAAGAAAATTTAACCAATGAAGAATTGATACAAGAAGCATACAAAGGAATTCGTCCTGCACCCGGTTATCCTGCCTGTCCCGATCATTTAGAAAAAGAGACTATTTGGGAATTGTTACAGGTAGAAGAGCATATAGGAGTACGTTTAACAGAAAGTTTAGCCATGTGGCCAGCAGCAGCAGTTTCAGGATACTATTTTGCCAATAGCGAAGCAAAATATTTCGGTTTGGGGAAAATAACAGACGATCAAGTAAGAGATTATGCAGAACGAAAAAATATCCCCTTAGAAAAAGCTAGAAAATGGTTACATCCCAATATATCAGATAATTAA
- a CDS encoding four helix bundle protein, with product MNYTELDVWKYTRELVKLVYLLTQSFPKEEMYGLTNQIRRSVVSIPSNIAEGIGRQSTKETIHFLYIAKGSLQEVETQLYVSFDLGYLKSSDLESILGKVTSCKKILNGFINYYKKL from the coding sequence ATGAATTACACAGAATTGGATGTTTGGAAATACACGAGAGAATTGGTCAAACTTGTTTATTTATTGACACAATCATTTCCAAAAGAAGAAATGTATGGATTAACAAATCAAATTCGCAGAAGTGTTGTATCCATACCTTCAAATATCGCAGAAGGGATAGGAAGACAATCTACAAAAGAAACCATCCATTTTCTGTACATAGCTAAGGGCTCGTTACAAGAAGTAGAAACTCAATTATATGTGTCTTTTGATTTAGGATATCTTAAAAGTAGTGATCTTGAAAGTATCCTCGGTAAAGTAACTTCTTGCAAAAAAATATTAAATGGTTTTATTAACTACTATAAAAAGTTATGA
- a CDS encoding homocysteine S-methyltransferase family protein has product MSNIYQEIQKRILVLDGAMGTMLQEYKFSEEDFRGKRFKDHPTPLQGNNDLLSITQPEAVKEVHRKYFAAGADIVETNTFSATTIAMADYQLEELVYELNYESAKIAKEVAEEFTAKEPRKPRFVAGSIGPTNRTASMSPDVNDPGYRAVTFDELRTAYKQQVEALLDGGVDILLVETVFDTLNAKAALFAIEEVKTERHIEIPIMVSGTITDASGRTLSGQTAEAFLISISHIPLLSVGFNCALGANLLQPHLEAIASKTDFAISAHPNAGLPNAFGEYDETPEETAQQIEEYLKKNIINIIGGCCGTTPAHIKAIAAIAAKYKPRNYSS; this is encoded by the coding sequence ATGTCAAACATTTATCAAGAAATACAAAAACGAATCCTCGTGCTCGATGGCGCTATGGGAACCATGCTTCAGGAATATAAATTTTCCGAAGAAGATTTTCGTGGAAAACGTTTTAAAGACCACCCAACTCCATTGCAAGGAAACAACGACTTGTTATCCATTACGCAACCCGAAGCGGTAAAGGAAGTACACAGAAAGTACTTTGCGGCAGGAGCCGATATCGTAGAGACCAACACTTTTTCAGCAACTACCATTGCCATGGCAGATTACCAACTAGAAGAGTTGGTATATGAGTTAAATTACGAGTCTGCTAAAATAGCGAAAGAAGTAGCCGAAGAATTTACTGCAAAAGAACCACGCAAACCTCGTTTTGTAGCAGGTTCTATAGGCCCAACCAATCGTACCGCAAGCATGTCGCCTGATGTAAACGATCCAGGGTACAGAGCGGTAACCTTTGACGAATTGCGAACTGCCTACAAACAACAAGTAGAAGCCTTGTTAGATGGCGGCGTAGATATATTATTGGTAGAAACAGTATTTGATACCCTAAACGCTAAAGCTGCTTTATTTGCTATTGAAGAAGTGAAAACGGAACGACATATCGAAATTCCTATCATGGTTTCTGGTACCATTACCGATGCTTCGGGACGAACGTTATCAGGACAAACAGCCGAGGCTTTTTTAATTTCAATTTCTCATATTCCGTTGTTATCAGTAGGATTTAACTGTGCCTTAGGAGCCAATTTATTGCAGCCACACTTGGAAGCGATTGCGTCTAAAACAGACTTTGCTATTTCGGCACATCCCAACGCAGGATTGCCCAATGCTTTTGGTGAATATGACGAAACACCTGAAGAAACCGCCCAGCAAATAGAAGAATATTTAAAGAAAAATATAATCAATATTATAGGAGGATGTTGCGGTACCACCCCCGCCCACATCAAAGCCATAGCAGCGATAGCAGCGAAGTATAAACCACGAAATTACAGTAGTTGA